The following coding sequences are from one Nicotiana tomentosiformis chromosome 3, ASM39032v3, whole genome shotgun sequence window:
- the LOC104102111 gene encoding probable WRKY transcription factor 27: MDENDWDLWAIVRSCSNVNRAIPDDDVRSCYNVNTTALIDHSVDQDTSHGNSATNTKTPTFFPEQSDCFGDFSDLFAAENDHCFGLDEVCCLSKNVNTNSRIVPHNTENKTETIPNTPLVVEHEEKKNKKARCSMQLSRIEEGKVFSYRGKSTERYEILTDKLSEADQWRWRKYGMKRTGGSPFLKSYYRCNEVENCPARRHVQQSSTDANKVVVTYRGQHIHHPPNQHIAMVHTSQNANAAVQDPSFPSSTSTSTSLFN; the protein is encoded by the coding sequence ATGGATGAAAACGACTGGGATTTGTGGGCAATTGTGAGAAGTTGCTCCAACGTCAACAGAGCTATTCCTGATGATGATGTGAGAAGTTGCTACAACGTTAATACCACTGCTCTTATCGATCACAGCGTTGATCAGGACACTAGCCATGGTAATTCTGCTACTAACACAAAAACACCAACTTTTTTTCCAGAACAAAGTGATTGTTTTGGTGATTTTAGTGATCTGTTCGCCGCAGAGAACGATCATTGTTTTGGGTTAGATGAAGTTTGTTGCCTTTCCAAGAATGTGAATACCAATTCTAGAATTGTACCTCACAACACAGAAAACAAAACTGAAACTATTCCGAACACACCACTTGTTGTAGAACATGAggagaagaagaacaagaaggcaAGATGTTCAATGCAACTATCAAGAATTGAAGAAGGCAAGGTGTTTTCTTATCGTGGGAAGAGCACAGAAAGATATGAAATATTGACTGATAAATTGAGTGAGGCGGATCAATGGAGATGGAGAAAGTATGGAATGAAGCGAACGGGTGGTTCACCTTTTCTCAAGAGCTACTATAGGTGTAATGAAGTTGAAAATTGTCCGGCAAGAAGACACGTTCAGCAAAGCTCAACGGACGCAAACAAGGTGGTTGTAACTTATAGAGGCCAACACATTCATCACCCTCCTAACCAACACATTGCAATGGTACACACAAGCCAAAATGCTAATGCAGCAGTGCAGGACCCATCTTTTCCCTCTTCTACTTCTACTTCTACTTCGTTATTCAACTAA
- the LOC104102110 gene encoding protein yippee-like At4g27745: MDELVGPRLYSCYKCRNHVSLHDDIVSKAFQGRNGRAFLFTHVMNINVGPKEDRHLLTGLHTVADVYCGDCNEVLGWKYERAYEQTQKYKEGKFILEKSKIVKENW, translated from the exons ATGGATGAATTGGTCGGACCTCGCTTGTACAGCTGCTATAAATGTCGCAATCATGTTTCTCTTCATGATGATATAGTCTCTAAGGCGTTTCag GGAAGAAATGGCAGAGCTTTTCTGTTTACTCATGTGATGAATATTAATGTTGGACCTAAAGAAGACAGACATCTCTTGACTGGTCTTCATACTGTTGCTGATGTATACTGTGGGGATTGCAATGAGGTTTTGGGCTGGAAATATGAACGAGCTTATGAGCAAACACAGAAGTACAAGGAAGGGAAATTCATACTTGAGAAATCTAAAATCGTTAAAGAGAATTGGTAG